The Primulina eburnea isolate SZY01 chromosome 13, ASM2296580v1, whole genome shotgun sequence genome includes a region encoding these proteins:
- the LOC140809821 gene encoding DNA N(6)-methyladenine demethylase ALKBH1D-like isoform X1 has protein sequence MNRGGGSRGGISRRSAGHYSPVGAQLDDTSFGNESGSSQVGKPRTAVGRVTQEVGGMSLRGGRNVTPNVKVAQNKSPNLSGLSTESDLSTRSDSRIQSPGVGVENSTSWESPACFSDGLGGERGKSDGKLKYSTCQQKYSPFDICSGRSASGGVKLKPSLLVKNRERKNEMKNPMLGHNIDILRPGMVLLRGFLSLPDQVKLIKTCQDLGLGCGGFYQPSYSDGAKLHLKMMCLGKNWDPETSMYSDERPVDGAKPPGIPDEFQQLVKGAIQECHTYLDSCAAVRNAKDFLPSMSPNICIVNFYATSGKLGLHQDKDESKESLHRGLPVVSFSIGDSADFLYGDERNIDKAEKVVLKSGDVLIFGGKSRHIFHGVATINSGTSPAALFEETKFRPGRLNLTFREY, from the exons ATGAATCGCGGCGGCGGAAGTCGCGGAGGAATATCTCGACGTTCAGCGGGTCATTACAGCCCT GTTGGAGCCCAACTTGATGATACTTCATTTGGGAATGAAAGCGGATCCTCGCAGGTTGGAAAGCCAAGGACTGCGGTCGGTCGTGTGACACAGGAGGTTGGCGGAATGTCCCTTCGTGGTGGTAGGAACGTAACTCCTAACGTAAAAGTAGCTCAAAATAAGAGTCCGAACTTGTCGGGGTTGTCAACCGAATCTGATTTGAGTACAAGGAGCGATAGCAGGATTCAGTCCCCGGGGGTAGGGGTTGAAAATAGTACTAGCTGGGAGTCTCCTGCTTGTTTTTCAGATGGTCTGGGAGGTGAAAGAGGGAAAAGTGATGGTAAGCTAAAGTATTCCACTTGCCAGCAAAAATATTCGCCTTTTGATATCTGCTCGGGCAGAAGTGCGAGCGGTGGTGTTAAGCTGAAACCCTCTCTGCTTGTAAAAAATAGGGAAAGGAAGAATGAAATGAAGAACCCTATGTTAGGACACAACATCGACATATTGAGGCCTGGGATGGTTCTTTTGAGGGGTTTCCTCTCCTTACCAGATCAG GTGAAACTAATAAAAACCTGCCAAGATCTTGGTCTTGGTTGTGGCGGTTTCTACCAGCCTAGTTACAGTGATGGAGCCAAGCTACATTTGAAGATGATGTGCCTTGGTAAAAATTGGGATCCTGAGACAAGTATGTATAGTGATGAAAGGCCCGTTGATGGAGCAAAACCTCCCGGTATTCCTGACGAGTTTCAGCAGTTGGTCAAAGGAGCAATTCAGGAGTGCCATACTTATTTAGATTCATGTGCTGCAGTGAGGAATGCAAAAGATTTTCTTCCTTCGATGTCACCAAATATTTGCATCGTCAATTTTTATGCAACGAGTGGCAAGCTTGGTCTTCATCAG GATAAAGATGAAAGTAAAGAGAGTCTACATAGAGGACTACCCGTGGTCTCTTTCTCCATTGGTGACTCTGCTGACTTTCTATATGGGGACGAGAGAAACATAGATAAAGCAGAGAAGGTTGTGTTGAAATCAGGGGATGTCTTAATTTTTGGTGGCAAGTCAAGGCATATATTTCATGGAGTTGCTACCATAAATTCTGGCACCAGTCCTGCAGCTCTTTTTGAGGAAACTAAGTTTAGACCTGGTCGTCTAAATCTCACTTTCAGAGAGTATTGA
- the LOC140809821 gene encoding probable DNA N(6)-methyladenine demethylase ALKBH1B isoform X2 — protein sequence MNRGGGSRGGISRRSAGHYSPVGAQLDDTSFGNESGSSQVGKPRTAVGRVTQEVGGMSLRGGRNVTPNVKVAQNKSPNLSGLSTESDLSTRSDSRIQSPGVGVENSTSWESPACFSDGLGGERGKSDGKLKYSTCQQKYSPFDICSGRSASGGVKLKPSLLVKNRERKNEMKNPMLGHNIDILRPGMVLLRGFLSLPDQVKLIKTCQDLGLGCGGFYQPSYSDGAKLHLKMMCLGKNWDPETSMYSDERPVDGAKPPGIPDEFQQLVKGAIQECHTYLDSCAAVRNAKDFLPSMSPNICIVNFYATSGKLGLHQFRIKMKVKRVYIEDYPWSLSPLVTLLTFYMGTRET from the exons ATGAATCGCGGCGGCGGAAGTCGCGGAGGAATATCTCGACGTTCAGCGGGTCATTACAGCCCT GTTGGAGCCCAACTTGATGATACTTCATTTGGGAATGAAAGCGGATCCTCGCAGGTTGGAAAGCCAAGGACTGCGGTCGGTCGTGTGACACAGGAGGTTGGCGGAATGTCCCTTCGTGGTGGTAGGAACGTAACTCCTAACGTAAAAGTAGCTCAAAATAAGAGTCCGAACTTGTCGGGGTTGTCAACCGAATCTGATTTGAGTACAAGGAGCGATAGCAGGATTCAGTCCCCGGGGGTAGGGGTTGAAAATAGTACTAGCTGGGAGTCTCCTGCTTGTTTTTCAGATGGTCTGGGAGGTGAAAGAGGGAAAAGTGATGGTAAGCTAAAGTATTCCACTTGCCAGCAAAAATATTCGCCTTTTGATATCTGCTCGGGCAGAAGTGCGAGCGGTGGTGTTAAGCTGAAACCCTCTCTGCTTGTAAAAAATAGGGAAAGGAAGAATGAAATGAAGAACCCTATGTTAGGACACAACATCGACATATTGAGGCCTGGGATGGTTCTTTTGAGGGGTTTCCTCTCCTTACCAGATCAG GTGAAACTAATAAAAACCTGCCAAGATCTTGGTCTTGGTTGTGGCGGTTTCTACCAGCCTAGTTACAGTGATGGAGCCAAGCTACATTTGAAGATGATGTGCCTTGGTAAAAATTGGGATCCTGAGACAAGTATGTATAGTGATGAAAGGCCCGTTGATGGAGCAAAACCTCCCGGTATTCCTGACGAGTTTCAGCAGTTGGTCAAAGGAGCAATTCAGGAGTGCCATACTTATTTAGATTCATGTGCTGCAGTGAGGAATGCAAAAGATTTTCTTCCTTCGATGTCACCAAATATTTGCATCGTCAATTTTTATGCAACGAGTGGCAAGCTTGGTCTTCATCAG TTCAGGATAAAGATGAAAGTAAAGAGAGTCTACATAGAGGACTACCCGTGGTCTCTTTCTCCATTGGTGACTCTGCTGACTTTCTATATGGGGACGAGAGAAACATAG